In one Trichosurus vulpecula isolate mTriVul1 chromosome 8, mTriVul1.pri, whole genome shotgun sequence genomic region, the following are encoded:
- the LOC118830148 gene encoding uncharacterized protein LOC118830148 — translation MMPQENTSGCPSAGSVRSHPQQMQRRPRGRRPRRKNRTVWKQRAAFTNALSCLLAMIQLVTPSTAAPAILPPLAAKPTHWAVTPNLPMFQLVTCSPSCLCNPYSLPCFPVCTIRKTSSTATTFTTELHMLDEVIAAIQNATIQFNGDWEENYTNAKAWWDTLSVHQLLQWASIGGLVLILAFLICLFLPCLISCMIGVLRRSLEAVKADVIKQKGGVVRGALDLGLLKG, via the coding sequence ATGATGCCACAGGAGAACACGTCTGGGTGCCCCTCCGCCGGGTCCGTGAGGTCGCACCCCCAGCAGATGCAACGACGCCCCAGGGGACGGAGGCCACGACGAAAGAACAGGACTGTCTGGAAACAGAGGGCGGCCTTCACCAACGCCCTCAGCTGCCTGCTCGCCATGATCCAGTTGGTGACCCCGTCCACAGCTGCTCCTGCCATCTTGCCGCCCCTGGCAGCAAAGCCCACGCACTGGGCTGTTACCCCGAATCTCCCGATGTTCCAGTTGGTGACCTGCAGCCCATCCTGTCTGTGTAACCCCTATTCCCTACCATGTTTCCCAGTATGCACTATTAGAAAGACTTCTAGCACTGCCACTACTTTCACCACTGAACTGCATATGCTAGATGAGGTCATTGCGGCCATACAGAATGCCACTATACAATTCAATGGCGACTGGGAAGAGAACTATACCAACGCTAAGGCCTGGTGGGACACTCTCAGTGTCCACCAGTTGCTCCAATGGGCCTCCATTGGAGGACTTGTTCTCATACTAGCCTTTCTCATCTGTTTGTTCCTGCCCTGCTTGATTTCTTGTATGATTGGGGTTTTGCGCCGCTCCTTAGAAGCTGTAAAAGCCGATGTCattaaacaaaaagggggagttgttaggggcgctctggacctgggcctcctgaaagggtag